One window of the Rhipicephalus sanguineus isolate Rsan-2018 chromosome 2, BIME_Rsan_1.4, whole genome shotgun sequence genome contains the following:
- the LOC119383401 gene encoding uncharacterized protein LOC119383401, with product MCDKAEQDPEATVLTSNPASETDDRQGSYPESVDTLGSSPGTSERTATPNTGPSCSSASSSSPNAAGEKPQFYIEVDASSMVNLKAGTQYTLVPLDADQATAAAIPTSGIAQTLAWGRTLDGRLPGEEAAGNPRVVSKEELTSDAFGLDQGMMNTFDATAVAPGKTEEQDAPLDAEFEGSEDKMTYTPLMTVSQQQQQQQQQTEAHEATAAAAAAAQMVSLFS from the exons ATGTGCGACAAGGCCGAGCAGGACCCGGAAGCCACCGTACTGACCAGCAACCCGGCCTCAGAGACGGACGACCGCCAGGGCTCCTACCCGGAGTCTGTGGACACCTTAGGCTCGTCACCGGGAACGTCGGAGAG AACGGCAACTCCAAACACAGGGCCTAGTTGCAGCAGCGCAAGCTCCTCGAGCCCAAACGCAGCAGGCGAGAAGCCGCAGTTCTACATCGAGGTTGACGCCAGCTCCATGGTCAACTTGAAAGCCGGAACCCAGTACACGCTGGTGCCCTTGGACGCAGATCAGGCGACGGCGGCTGCCATACCAACCTCGGGCATTGCGCAGACGCT TGCTTGGGGCCGCACACTGGACGGACGACTACCTGGGGAAGAGGCAGCCGGGAACCCTAGAGTTGTGTCGAAG GAAGAGCTGACCAGCGACGCGTTCGGCCTGGACCAGGGCATGATGAACACTTTCGACGCGACCGCCGTGGCGCCTGGCAAAACCGAGGAGCAGGACGCGCCCCTCGACGCGGAGTTCGAGGGCTCCGAAGACAAGATGACTTACACACCCCTCATGACCGTCtctcagcaacagcagcagcaacagcagcaaacaGAGGCTCACGAAGCGaccgctgcagcagccgctgccgcACAGATGGTAAGCCTGTTTTCCTAA
- the LOC125756227 gene encoding transcription factor-like 5 protein has product MSGVTRVTNMGQIQHMVGPLDNVPYYMPFNGRENHNEKERKRRTRIKNACQTLRSLVPGLSDKTDKATVFEFTVQYLLHLRRHLGTKHDKSISQEFMEKYSPY; this is encoded by the exons ATGAGCGGCGTGACCCGGGTGACCAACATGGGACAGATACAGCACATGGTGGGCCCACTGGACAATGTACCCTACTACATGCCCTTCAACGGCCGCGAAAACCACAACGAGAAAGAGCGAAAAAGGAG GACTCGCATCAAGAATGCCTGCCAGACCCTGCGGTCGCTAGTGCCCGGTCTGAGCGATAAGACGGACAAGGCCACAGTGTTCGAGTTCACTGTGCAGTACCTGCTACATCTGCGCAGGCACCTAGGAACCAAGCATGACAAG TCCATTTCCCAGGAGTTCATGGAGAAGTACTCGCCGTACTAG